CAGGGTGAAGATGTTGATAATGCGGTGACGTTTGCCGCCGTTAGTATGAATATATCATCAAGGCCAAGAACAACAGCCGCAGTATCGTGGTCTCCCGTGCCATGGACAACCGTGGGAGTATCCGGTTCTGATCAGCAGACATCTGATATATCTTCTGTTATTCAGGAGATTGTGAACCGTTCTGGTTGGTCAAATGGTAACTCTCTGGTAGTTATTATCACGGGGACTGGTAGGCGTACGGCTGAATCGTATGAGGGAAGCCAATCTGGCGCACCCTTGCTCCATGTGGTGTATCATTAGGAAACCATCGACTGATCTCTATATCAATGAATACTATCTCTATTGCCGTAATTCATAATTCATAATATAATTTGAGTTAATCTTTTTTTGAGGAAAGCTTAAAAAAACAGAAACACTCCGGACTTTTTGAAGTATTAATCATTCCTGGAAGAAGTTACAATTTCCTTGCACAAAAAAGTATTTTTTGTATAATGAAATTTCTTGATACAGGGGGATATTCATCACTATATTTAAACGAAAGGTAATTACTTGTTATAAGGCTTGCGTTTTAAACGAACTTTGGAGAGGTGGCTGAGCGGCTTAAAGCGACGGTTTGCTAAACCGTTGTAGGGACTAAATCCCTACCCCGGGTTCGAATCCCGGCCTCTCCGCCATATCTTTATCATAGTACGTACAGGCCCCGCCTCAGATATTTTCAATACATAACCGAATGCCGAGTTGATGAAGATTGGGATTATTGCAGATACACACGATAATATTATTGCTATTCAAAAGGCTGTTTATTTTTTTAACACACAAGACCTACAATACGTCATTCATGCAGGTGATTATGTTGCCCCGTTTTCTTTAAAGGAATTCATGAAGGTGAAGACAAAATTTGTAGGGGTATTCGGGAATAATGATGGTGAGCGAAAGGGGTTGCTGAGCGTTTGTAAAAATATTCATGAACCGCCTTACGATATACTCCTCGGCGGTAAACATATTGTAGTAACCCATATGCTTGACTGTCTTTCAAAAAGATCTAAAATGAATACTGATATTATTATCAGCGCCCATACCCATATTCCAGAAATCAAAAAGGAAAATCCTGTCTATATTAATCCCGGAGAATGTTGTGGATGGTTACATGGGAGGAGTACGGTAGCAGTGTTAGATCTTGAAGTATCTCGCGCAGAGATTATAGACCTGTCAAACGTATCTCCGGATATTATGTAATGTACGGGCAATTATTTAAACAAATAACCCGGTTTGTTATAACCGGTTTATTCTGGTGTGCTACGCTCTGTGGATGTGTATTGCGATCTCTTACCGTTGATTCTAATCCTCCGGGCGCTGTAGTTTATTTAGACGATAAACCGATTGGTGAAACACCCGTTACAACTGAGTTCACCTATTACGGGACCCGAAAGATTACCCTGGAAAAAACAGATGCAGAGGGCAGGCTTCTCTATGAGAGAAAGATTGCATACGAAAAAATCAAAGCCCCTGTCTATCAGATTTTTCCCATAGACTTTTTTTTTGAATTA
The genomic region above belongs to Candidatus Jettenia caeni and contains:
- a CDS encoding putative phosphodiesterase, giving the protein MKIGIIADTHDNIIAIQKAVYFFNTQDLQYVIHAGDYVAPFSLKEFMKVKTKFVGVFGNNDGERKGLLSVCKNIHEPPYDILLGGKHIVVTHMLDCLSKRSKMNTDIIISAHTHIPEIKKENPVYINPGECCGWLHGRSTVAVLDLEVSRAEIIDLSNVSPDIM